Proteins co-encoded in one Melitaea cinxia chromosome 13, ilMelCinx1.1, whole genome shotgun sequence genomic window:
- the LOC123658925 gene encoding uncharacterized protein F54H12.2-like, with product MSFLHSHSCECIKSELDLFALPSTQTSIESGMWVQYKPISSLADDGPIEFQVPGTGDDYIDLSHTLIQLKAKILNEDSSKLAASTVVAPVNNWLHSVFTQLDVYLNQKLVSPPNNTYAYRAYIETLLNYSSEAKQSHLTCSLWYEDTAGKMDSTEEKNSGFTKRQQLVSESKEVEMIGHLHGDIFNQEKFLINGVEMSIKLVRSRETFNLMAPTDDVKYKINITDATLLVRRTKINPSVLLAHQKVLATTTAKYPITRAEVKVLTIPSGVQGKTLDNIFLGQVPKRCIVGFVSNAAFNGCLSKNPFNFENYKMNSFCLYIDGQQIPSKALQPSFGNNIFTATYHTLFSGTGIHFLNEGNGISHDKYSKGYCLLAFDLTPDLSANSSSHWNLIRHGSVRLEVRFKSALTQTINCVVYAEFDNVIEIDKNRNVTVDYSS from the coding sequence atgtCTTTCTTACATAGTCACTCTTGTGAATGTATAAAATCTGAATTAGATTTGTTTGCTTTACCATCAACACAAACAAGCATAGAAAGTGGAATGTGGGTGCAATATAAACCAATATCATCTTTAGCTGACGATGGTCCTATAGAATTTCAAGTCCCTGGAACTGGTGATGACTATATAGACTTATCTCATACACTGATTCaattaaaagcaaaaatattaaatgaggATTCTTCAAAACTGGCTGCTTCAACTGTTGTAGCACCTGTAAACAATTGGCTTCATTCAGTTTTTACTCAACTCGATGTTTATTTAAACCAAAAATTAGTTTCACCTCCAAACAATACATATGCTTATCGAGCTTACATTGAAACTCTTTTGAATTATTCATCTGAGGCAAAACAATCTCATTTAACGTGTAGCCTTTGGTATGAAGATACAGCTGGTAAAATGGATTCAACCGAAGAAAAAAATTCAGGTTTTACTAAAAGACAGCAATTAGTTTCAGAAAGTAAGGAAGTTGAAATGATAGGACATCTTCATGGTGACATATTCAATCaagaaaaatttttaattaatggcgTTGAGATGAGTATTAAATTGGTGAGATCACGTGAAACATTTAACCTGATGGCTCCAACAGACGatgttaaatacaaaataaacattacagATGCGACTCTCCTTGTTAGAAGGACAAAAATTAACCCCTCTGTCTTACTTGCCCATCAAAAAGTCTTAGCCACCACAACTGCAAAATATCCCATAACTCGAGCTGAAGTAAAAGTTCTAACGATACCGTCAGGGGTCCAGGGTAAGACATTAGACAATATCTTTTTGGGTCAAGTACCTAAGAGATGTATAGTTGGATTTGTAAGTAATGCAGCATTTAATGGTTGTTTGTCTAAAAATCCGTTTAATTTTGAGAACTATAAAATGAATtccttttgtttatatattgatGGTCAGCAAATACCTTCAAAAGCTTTACAACCATCTTttggtaataatattttcactGCAACCTATCATACATTATTCTCAGGAACAGGGATACATTTTCTTAACGAAGGTAATGGGATATCTCACGATAAGTATTCAAAAGGTTATTGTTTGCTAGCATTTGATCTCACACCTGATTTATCAGCCAATTCATCTAGTCATTGGAATCTAATTAGACATGGTAGTGTTAGATTAGAAGTTCGCTTTAAATCTGCTCTGACTCAAACGATCAATTGCGTTGTTTATGCAGAATTTGATAATGTCAttgaaatagataaaaatcGTAATGTAACCGTTGACTATAGTAGCTAA